A part of Cannabis sativa cultivar Pink pepper isolate KNU-18-1 chromosome 6, ASM2916894v1, whole genome shotgun sequence genomic DNA contains:
- the LOC133039065 gene encoding uncharacterized protein LOC133039065, with protein sequence MSQNLTSVLLMCCSVIMNNPHPDPLLVTILAKELYSVKMHPGSCINSHLLMMNLKFQKANLLGIDLSREQWVQLILNSLPPEYNEFVISYMINNSNSSDMDKLEAELRAHERNLIAIGPPGFAINNQRKRTRYEGSSKTASSSTIIRHNLLCSNCNGKGHHEERCPRLLNNSNEVA encoded by the exons atgagccaaaaccttacttctgttttattgatgtgttgtagtgtcattatgaataaccctcaccccgatcctctcttagttactatcttagcaaaagaactctatagtgtgaaaatgcatcctggtagttgcattaactcgcacctgttgatgatgaatctgaagttccaaaaggcaaatctactaggaattgatttatcaagagaacaatgggtccaacttatccttaatagtcttcctccggagtataatgaatttgttatctcttatatgatcaacaattctaactcctccgacatggacaagctcgaagcagaattacgagcccatgaacggaacttgattgcaataggtccccctgggtttgcaatcaataatcaaaggaaaaggactaggtatgaaggatctagcaaaactgcttcttcaagtacaattatcagacataatcttctatgttcgaattgtaatggaaagggtcatcatgaagaacgatgtcccaggcttctaaacaattcaaacgaag ttgcttga